From the Zonotrichia albicollis isolate bZonAlb1 chromosome Z, bZonAlb1.hap1, whole genome shotgun sequence genome, one window contains:
- the NANS gene encoding N-acetylneuraminate-9-phosphate synthase — protein sequence MAREFELCPGRRVGGDQPCFIIAEIGQNHQGDLDIAKRMIRMVKDCGADCAKFQKSELEYKFNKKALERPYTSKHSWGKTYGEHKRHLEFSHDQYRELKKYAEEIGIFFTASGMDEMAVEFLHELDVPFFKVGSGDTNNFPYLEKTAKKGRPMVISSGMQSMSTMHQVYQIVKPINPNFCFLQCTSAYPLQPEDVNLRVISAYQSAFPDIPIGYSGHETGIAISVAAVAMGAKVLERHVTLDKTWKGSDHQASLEPNELADLVKAIRTVEKAMGSPVKQLLPCEMACNEKLGKSVVAKVAIPEGAVLTLDMLTVKVGEPKGFPPECIFDLVGQKVKRTIEEDETITEQAVENHVKKVKC from the exons ATGGCTCGCGAGTTCGAGCTGTGCCCCGGGCGGCGCGTCGGCGGCGACCAGCCCTGCTTCATCATCGCCGAGATCGGGCAGAACCACCAGGGCGACCTGGACATCGCCAAGCGCATGATCCGCATGGTCAAG GACTGCGGCGCAGACTGTGCTAAGTTCCAGAAGAGTGAACTGGAGTACAAATTCAACAAGAAAGCCTTAGAAAGGCCCTACACCTCTAAACACTCCTGGGGAAAGACTTATGGGGAACACAAGCGCCACTTGGAGTTCAGTCATGACCAATATAGAGAGCTGAAGAAGTATGCAGAGGAGATTGGCATTTTCTTCACAGCTTCTGGCATGGATGAG ATGGCTGTGGAATTTCTACATGAACTGGATGTTCCATTTTTCAAAGTAGGATCAGGAGATACAAATAATTTTCCATATTTGGAAAAGACTGCAAAGAAAG GTCGCCCAATGGTGATTTCCAGTGGGATGCAGTCGATGAGCACAATGCATCAGGTTTATCAGATTGTGAAGCCCATAAATCCAAACTTCTGCTTCCTGCAGTGCACCAGCGCATACCCACTTCAGCCAGAGGACGTCAATCTCCGTGTTATATCG GCATATCAGTCAGCTTTTCCTGATATCCCCATTGGCTATTCGGGGCATGAAACTGGCATAGCCATTTCAGTGGCAGCTGTTGCTATGGGTGCTAAAGTACTGGAACGGCACGTGACTCTCGACAAAACATGGAAAGGAAGCGACCACCAAGCATCTCTGGAGCCAAATGAGCTGGCAGACTTAGTGAAAGCCATCCGTACTGTGGAAAAAGCAATGGGTTCTCCAGTCAAACAGCTCTTGCCCTGTGAAATGGCTTGCAATGAAAAG CTGGGAAAGTCGGTAGTGGCAAAAGTGGCAATTCCTGAAGGTGCAGTGTTGACACTTGACATGCTGACGGTGAAGGTGGGAGAGCCAAAGGGATTTCCTCCAGAATGCATCTTTGACCTGGTGGGCCAGAAGGTTAAAAGAACTATTGAAGAAGATGAAACCATCACTGAGCAAGCAGTGGAAAATCACGTAAAAAAAGTGAAGTGCTAA